CAGCGTGAGTGAAAAATATCTGTCGAGACCTGTCTCCGGGTCAGGGACCACATGAATCTCAGGGATGTCTATTCCCTCTTCAATGCCGTAACAGTTCTTCAGGATGAAGAAGTAGGCTCGCAAGATTCGTTTGCGTACGTACTCGTCGGGTGCGAGACACGGATGTCCCCTGTACGATCTGTCGCCGTTAAGAAGCAATCCCTCGAAATTGGGAGAAGCCAAAAACGGGCTCAAAGTAAAAGGGACCGCTGCGGCCATTGCTTCGGTATCCCAAAGTGCCCGCGGAAAAACAGCGTCCATAAGATAGCTGACAAGCTGGCGATGAGGCTCCAAATCCGCCAGGTTTTCGATCGGCTCCAGAAGAATAGGGATCTGCATCAGCGGCTCACGAAACCCCGCAGAGTGCGAGACGTCCTTCCCACAACCGGCGCCAGTGCACTGCTCCCAGAAGTCGACCAACGGTTTGAGATTCAGTACGCATCGAAACGGATAGTCACGCAGAGTGGTTTCCATGATCGGCCTCCTTCGGGGAATAGGCGCTAACCCAGAGTGTTCTTGGTTGGTTGTTCCGGAGGAACAACTGCAAATAGGCCGGCGATTCATCGCCGGTTAAGAAAAAACATAATGATTTCCGAGTCCCAGAAGGACGGCTGATACACAAATTCCCGGCAATGAATTACCGGGCTATTTTCCTTAGTCCCTTTGGGACAAAGAATTGGAACAAAGCTAGCGCACATGCCCCTTCGGGGTACTGCGCAGAGGCTATTTCGCCTCCAGGCCCAGATACTTCATAATGTGCTTCGCGAGTGCTTCGTCAACTTCGGCATGTCTCGGAACGGGTTGCTTTTGTCTTGTCATTGGATTCAAGTAGATGTCGTGTCGGGAGCCGTGGCGATGCAGGACACAGCCTGCCTGGATCAGTTGCCGAACCAGCTCACTTCTCTTCATAGCACAATTTCTTTGATCTCATAGGAATCCGGGACGTCATCCAGAGCCATGAGAAGGTAGGCATCGCGAAGATTGGCTTCCAACTCTTCCGGAGTCTCCCCTTGAGTCATGATCTCAGGATGCTCCAAGAGCTTGCCCAGCCAGAACTTGTCACCTTTCCAATAAATCATCGTGAGCTTTCTCTTCATGTCAGCACTCCCGATTTCCAGGAATCCGCGGCGGATCACGTTCACTCACACCGATCCGCAGAAAATCACCCATTTGCACCAATAAGTCCGCCCCTTATCGACTCCGGCCCTTCCGATGACCGGGGAATCAGGGATTCCTAGTTTAGAGTACTATCCTTCGGAGCCTGAGTCAAACTCCGGGGACATCCAGAGGTCAGTAGGAATAGAGAGGCTGCCATTTGGGCAGCGGTACTGTGAAGATCGCCATCGATGAGACCTAGTCCCCTCGATGGGCGCCAGGATCACATCGTGCTTGCCTTGGCGGCGAACGCGGGCCTATACTCCAGCGCATCGGAGGACAAGGACGGCCGTGGCGTTCCCGGCCCAGTCGATGGGCGTGCAGTTCGGGAGTAGGTTCTTGCACGGAAAAGAAGCTTCGGTCCCACATCTGATGCGAATCTGGTCATTGTGAGGTGTGAGACCTCGACTGGAGGAGCAGAATAACAAGGAGGGGCTCTTGGAGATCATCATTGTTCAGGTGCTTGGCGTCTTCACATTTCTGATAGGCTCTGTCTGGCTCGGGACCTGGATCAGGCGTGCCCCTGACAAGGACACGGCTGAAAAGGCCAGCCGTATCAGTCACTTGCTGTTCTGGAGCTGTCTGGTGCTGCCTGGCTCGATCGGTCTTCTCTACCCGGGCCTGACTCGTTACGATTCGATTTTGGGGGTGCCGTCGCTTCCACTGCAGAGCCCGGCATTCGCCGGTGGCCTTGTGCTGCTATTGGTGGGAATCGGCTTTCTGGTCAGATCGAACCACGCGTTGATCAGGCTCGGAAGGGGGATCGCAGCATTCCTGCTTACACGGCAAGTAGTCAGCGAGCAGGTCTACCACTGGGGCAGGAATCCAATGTCTCTTGGGTATTACCTGGCTTGTATAGGGATGGGCCTGATGGCGGGCTCCACCACAGTCACTCTTGGGGCCTTGTTCCTAATAATTCCTGTTCACATGTTTAACCTGAGATATTTTGAAGAACGTGAACTGGAGCTCCGATACGGACAACCATATCTCGAGTACAAGCGCCGCGTTCCCTTTCTTTTGCCGAAGCTCGGAAGAGGTTGAGGGATGTGCGCCTGACGCTCCGCTCAAGTGCAAGCAAGGCCGGGCGGATCAAAGCCAATCGCCAGAGAACTGAGCAGAGGCTGAAGCGTGGAAACGAGGACTGCAATAAAAGGCGCCCATATGAACGCAACAGCAAACATCGAAATCCGGAATGGTAAGCCATCAGATCATCAGAGCATTGTTTCCGTTATGCCCGATTGGTGGGGCGGACGGGATCTGTCGTCTTCGGTGCTGAAGATCTTCTTTATTCATTTTGCCGACACCACGTATGTGGCTGAAATAGGAGACGATCTGATCGGTTTCCTGGTGGGGTTCCTGTCGCAGTCGGATAAGGATGTGGGGTATATCCATTTTATGGGCGTTCATCCGGAGTACCGGAGGGCAGGTGTCGGACGCCGCCTGTATCAACGGTTTTACGATGGCTGTGCAGCAAACGACAGGCCGATTGTCAAGTCGTGCACTTCACCCATAAACAAGCTTTCCATTGCTTTCCACCTTCGCATGGGCTTCGAAATCGAGCCCGGTGACGGAATAGTTGACGGTGTTCCTGTC
The sequence above is a segment of the Desulfomonile tiedjei DSM 6799 genome. Coding sequences within it:
- a CDS encoding type II toxin-antitoxin system HicA family toxin produces the protein MKRSELVRQLIQAGCVLHRHGSRHDIYLNPMTRQKQPVPRHAEVDEALAKHIMKYLGLEAK
- a CDS encoding type II toxin-antitoxin system HicB family antitoxin; amino-acid sequence: MKRKLTMIYWKGDKFWLGKLLEHPEIMTQGETPEELEANLRDAYLLMALDDVPDSYEIKEIVL
- a CDS encoding methyltransferase family protein produces the protein MEIIIVQVLGVFTFLIGSVWLGTWIRRAPDKDTAEKASRISHLLFWSCLVLPGSIGLLYPGLTRYDSILGVPSLPLQSPAFAGGLVLLLVGIGFLVRSNHALIRLGRGIAAFLLTRQVVSEQVYHWGRNPMSLGYYLACIGMGLMAGSTTVTLGALFLIIPVHMFNLRYFEERELELRYGQPYLEYKRRVPFLLPKLGRG
- a CDS encoding GNAT family N-acetyltransferase, whose translation is METRTAIKGAHMNATANIEIRNGKPSDHQSIVSVMPDWWGGRDLSSSVLKIFFIHFADTTYVAEIGDDLIGFLVGFLSQSDKDVGYIHFMGVHPEYRRAGVGRRLYQRFYDGCAANDRPIVKSCTSPINKLSIAFHLRMGFEIEPGDGIVDGVPVTMDFLRANDPKVLFRKELRKK